The Altererythrobacter sp. CAU 1644 genome has a window encoding:
- a CDS encoding RidA family protein encodes MSARQHASSGSPFEDQFGFSRAIRVGNAIKVAGTGPIEDDGSSTPGGAAEQAERCLTLIVRAIEQLGGSASDVVRTRMLLTDPADQDAVGAAHARFFGEARPAATMLGVSWLCRPEWKVEIEAEAIITD; translated from the coding sequence ATGAGCGCGCGCCAACACGCGAGCTCCGGTTCTCCGTTCGAGGACCAGTTCGGCTTCAGCCGCGCGATCCGCGTCGGCAATGCGATCAAGGTCGCCGGAACCGGCCCGATCGAAGACGACGGGTCGAGCACGCCAGGCGGCGCAGCCGAACAGGCGGAGCGCTGCCTCACTCTCATTGTCCGCGCGATCGAGCAGCTCGGCGGTTCGGCCTCAGACGTCGTCCGCACCCGCATGCTGCTCACCGATCCGGCCGACCAGGACGCGGTTGGCGCAGCCCACGCCCGCTTCTTCGGCGAGGCCCGCCCGGCTGCGACCATGCTAGGCGTGTCGTGGCTATGCCGACCCGAATGGAAGGTCGAAATCGAGGCCGAAGCCATCATAACGGACTAG
- a CDS encoding I78 family peptidase inhibitor, with protein sequence MRTSLIIGAVLALSACATTTASEPDEQEPKRMGEGNCDASGLQEHVGHKASAESGAILLKLSGAKTLRWGPPDSAWTMDYRTDRLNVSYDREMTITRIACG encoded by the coding sequence ATGCGAACATCATTGATCATCGGCGCGGTGCTTGCGCTGTCGGCCTGCGCCACCACCACGGCAAGCGAGCCTGACGAGCAGGAGCCCAAGCGCATGGGTGAAGGCAATTGCGATGCCTCCGGCTTGCAGGAGCATGTCGGCCACAAGGCCTCGGCCGAAAGCGGCGCGATCCTGCTGAAGCTTTCGGGTGCCAAGACCTTGCGCTGGGGCCCGCCCGATTCCGCCTGGACGATGGACTATCGGACCGATCGCCTCAACGTCAGCTACGACCGCGAGATGACCATCACCCGGATCGCCTGCGGATGA
- a CDS encoding CoA-acylating methylmalonate-semialdehyde dehydrogenase yields MRQVDHFIVGGAGGSGARKHQIWNPSTGEVQAEVVLGDAALLDRAVAEAKKVQPAWAATNPQKRARVMFKFKELIEANMQSLAELLSSEHGKVIDDAKGDVQRGLEVIEFACGIPQALKGDYTQGAGPGIDVYSMRQPLGIGAGITPFNFPAMIPMWMFGMAIAAGNAFILKPSERDPSVPVRLAELFLEAGAPEGLLQVVHGDKEMVDAILDHPDIPAISFVGSSDIAQYIYSRGAANAKRVQAFGGAKNHGVVMPDADLDQVVNDLAGAAFGSAGERCMALPVVVPVGEDTANRLREKLIPAINALRVGVSNDPDAHYGPVVTPEHKARVESWIDTAEREGAEVVIDGRGFSLQGHEKGFFIGPTLLDRVTPQMESYQEEIFGPVLQIVRAKDFEDALRLPSEHQYGNGVAIFTRNGHAAREFASRVNVGMVGINVPIPVPVSYHSFGGWKRSGFGDIDQYGMEGLKFWTKAKKVTQRWPDGGGDGSNAFVIPTMG; encoded by the coding sequence ATGCGTCAAGTAGATCATTTCATTGTCGGCGGGGCGGGAGGCTCTGGCGCTCGCAAGCATCAGATCTGGAACCCTTCGACGGGTGAAGTGCAGGCCGAGGTGGTTCTGGGCGATGCGGCGCTGCTCGACCGCGCGGTGGCCGAAGCGAAGAAGGTCCAGCCGGCCTGGGCGGCGACCAATCCGCAGAAGCGCGCGCGTGTGATGTTCAAGTTCAAGGAGCTGATCGAGGCCAATATGCAGAGCCTCGCCGAGCTGCTCTCGAGCGAGCACGGCAAGGTGATCGATGATGCCAAGGGTGATGTCCAGCGCGGGCTCGAGGTAATCGAGTTTGCCTGCGGCATCCCGCAGGCATTGAAAGGCGACTATACGCAGGGCGCAGGCCCCGGCATCGACGTCTATTCGATGCGCCAGCCGCTCGGCATTGGCGCGGGCATCACCCCGTTCAACTTCCCGGCGATGATCCCGATGTGGATGTTCGGCATGGCGATCGCGGCGGGCAATGCCTTCATCCTAAAGCCCTCCGAGCGCGATCCGAGCGTGCCGGTCCGCCTCGCCGAGCTGTTCCTCGAGGCTGGCGCGCCCGAAGGCCTGCTGCAGGTGGTCCACGGCGACAAGGAAATGGTCGATGCGATCCTCGACCATCCCGATATTCCGGCGATCAGCTTCGTCGGCTCGTCCGATATCGCGCAGTATATCTACTCGCGCGGTGCGGCCAATGCGAAGCGCGTCCAGGCCTTTGGCGGGGCGAAGAACCACGGCGTGGTCATGCCCGACGCCGATCTCGACCAGGTGGTGAACGACCTAGCGGGCGCAGCCTTCGGTTCGGCGGGCGAGCGCTGCATGGCGCTGCCGGTCGTGGTGCCTGTGGGCGAAGACACCGCCAACAGGCTGCGCGAAAAGCTGATCCCCGCGATCAACGCACTGCGCGTCGGCGTCTCGAACGATCCCGACGCGCATTACGGCCCGGTCGTCACCCCCGAGCACAAGGCGCGCGTCGAAAGCTGGATCGACACCGCCGAGAGAGAAGGCGCAGAAGTCGTGATCGACGGGCGCGGCTTTTCGCTGCAGGGCCATGAGAAGGGCTTCTTCATCGGCCCGACGCTGCTCGACCGCGTGACGCCGCAGATGGAAAGCTATCAGGAGGAGATCTTCGGTCCGGTGCTCCAGATCGTGCGCGCCAAGGATTTCGAGGACGCACTGCGCCTGCCGAGTGAGCACCAGTACGGCAATGGCGTCGCCATCTTTACCCGCAACGGCCACGCCGCGCGCGAATTCGCAAGCCGCGTCAATGTCGGCATGGTCGGCATCAACGTGCCGATCCCCGTGCCTGTCAGCTATCATAGCTTCGGCGGGTGGAAGCGTTCGGGCTTCGGCGACATCGACCAGTACGGCATGGAAGGCCTCAAGTTCTGGACCAAGGCCAAGAAGGTCACCCAGCGCTGGCCCGACGGCGGCGGCGACGGCTCCAACGCCTTCGTCATCCCGACCATGGGGTAA
- a CDS encoding LacI family DNA-binding transcriptional regulator, translated as MDRPIRKSTAWDVAEKAGVSQSTVSRVFTGSTRISEQTRARVIAAAEALDYLPDKRASRLRSGQTGVIAVVLITRAEDRAQEVNPFTYALLGGVCRAASARGYETLVSFQSSADEFYGRYVEQRDADALIVLGTTQNPAAWEHFRPILQQEDHSICWGLPFDEAHSVRSDNHLGGRLAAEHLWSRGYRNPVFLGPIEGTQRQFSERLDGFCEALKERGGDAHVVGNLGSNDRYGQGREAIERLVSEGREYDSIFAACDFIALGALEALTAKGIAVPGQVGLIGYDGLAATAHANPPLTTIKPDLEEAGRQLVARVLDEETESDTSLAPVELIARASTQRG; from the coding sequence ATGGATCGACCGATCCGCAAGAGCACCGCTTGGGATGTCGCCGAAAAGGCCGGCGTCAGCCAATCGACGGTAAGCCGGGTATTCACCGGATCGACCCGCATCAGCGAGCAGACCCGTGCGCGGGTCATCGCGGCGGCCGAAGCGCTCGATTATCTCCCCGACAAGCGCGCTTCCCGCCTGCGCAGCGGACAGACCGGTGTCATCGCGGTGGTCTTGATCACCCGGGCCGAGGATCGCGCGCAGGAAGTCAATCCATTCACCTACGCCCTGCTCGGCGGGGTGTGCCGCGCGGCATCGGCGCGGGGGTACGAGACGCTGGTGTCATTCCAATCGAGCGCCGACGAATTCTATGGCCGCTATGTCGAACAGCGCGATGCCGACGCGCTGATCGTGCTGGGGACGACCCAGAATCCGGCGGCGTGGGAACATTTCCGCCCCATCCTCCAGCAGGAAGACCATTCGATCTGCTGGGGCCTACCCTTCGACGAGGCGCATTCGGTGCGATCGGACAATCACCTTGGCGGCAGGCTGGCCGCCGAACACCTGTGGAGCCGCGGCTATCGCAATCCCGTGTTCCTGGGGCCGATTGAGGGCACCCAACGCCAGTTCTCCGAACGGCTCGACGGGTTCTGCGAGGCACTCAAGGAGCGTGGCGGCGATGCGCATGTGGTGGGCAATCTCGGCAGCAACGACCGATACGGCCAGGGGCGCGAGGCGATCGAGCGGCTGGTCAGCGAAGGCCGCGAATACGATTCGATCTTCGCGGCCTGCGACTTTATCGCGCTTGGCGCGCTTGAGGCGCTGACCGCCAAGGGTATCGCCGTTCCTGGCCAGGTCGGCCTCATCGGCTATGACGGGCTCGCTGCTACGGCGCATGCCAACCCGCCTCTGACCACGATCAAGCCCGATCTCGAGGAAGCGGGGCGACAACTGGTCGCCCGCGTGCTCGACGAGGAGACGGAAAGCGACACTTCGCTCGCGCCGGTCGAGCTGATTGCCAGGGCGAGTACGCAGCGCGGTTGA
- a CDS encoding radical SAM protein → MWPYHPDLLATPVPRYTSYPTAAEFGEIDASLYRDALEHTAGDISLYLHIPFCEKICFYCGCNTSAAGKTQRLESYLAALHAEIAQVGLLIGNTARVKRISFGGGSPNAIAPHEFEHLVEGLETHFHLSAPTYSIELDPRTMTADWAAAIGRVGIERASLGVQTFAAHCQEAIGRVQSEDTILQTVDWLRDAGVTSLNFDLMYGLPGQSRDDLLDTLQRTRVLGADRIALFGYAHVPHIVPRQKVIDTSALPDQDERFAMAELGYIYLCTHGYTPVGFDHFARPGGDPLAHAALEDRLHRNFQGFTDDNAETLIGLGASAISSFPELLVQNEKNTGRYRMIASQGRLAARHGIIRSAEDRRRGALIEQLLCHGHIRLPADIRAEIAPRLCAFTVRGLASLDGNDLTIPTRGVPYARSIAALLDPYRQQSLRQFSSAI, encoded by the coding sequence ATGTGGCCCTATCACCCAGACCTGCTCGCGACGCCCGTTCCGCGTTACACCAGCTATCCGACCGCTGCCGAATTCGGCGAGATCGACGCGAGCCTATATCGCGACGCCCTCGAGCATACCGCAGGCGATATCTCGCTCTATCTGCATATCCCCTTCTGCGAGAAGATCTGTTTCTATTGCGGCTGCAACACCAGCGCGGCGGGCAAGACGCAGCGGCTCGAAAGCTACCTCGCCGCCCTACACGCGGAGATTGCGCAAGTCGGCCTGCTGATCGGCAACACGGCCCGCGTGAAGCGCATCTCCTTCGGAGGCGGCAGCCCCAACGCGATCGCGCCGCATGAATTCGAGCATCTGGTCGAAGGTCTAGAGACGCATTTTCACCTCTCGGCGCCAACCTATTCGATCGAGCTCGACCCGCGCACCATGACCGCCGACTGGGCCGCAGCGATCGGTCGGGTCGGCATCGAGCGCGCCAGCCTGGGCGTCCAGACGTTCGCCGCGCACTGCCAGGAGGCGATCGGCCGCGTGCAGAGCGAGGACACGATCCTCCAAACAGTCGACTGGCTGCGCGACGCCGGCGTCACCTCGCTCAATTTCGACCTGATGTATGGCTTGCCCGGCCAGAGCCGCGACGACCTGCTCGACACGCTCCAGCGCACGCGTGTGCTCGGCGCCGACCGGATCGCGCTGTTCGGCTATGCCCATGTCCCGCATATCGTGCCGCGCCAGAAGGTGATCGATACGAGCGCCCTGCCCGATCAGGACGAACGCTTCGCCATGGCCGAACTGGGCTACATCTACCTCTGCACCCATGGCTACACGCCGGTCGGCTTCGACCATTTCGCCAGGCCCGGCGGCGACCCGCTCGCCCACGCCGCGCTAGAAGACCGGCTGCACCGTAATTTTCAGGGCTTCACCGACGACAATGCCGAAACGCTGATCGGCCTCGGGGCTTCGGCGATCAGCAGCTTCCCCGAATTGCTGGTGCAGAACGAGAAGAATACCGGACGCTACCGGATGATCGCCTCTCAGGGCCGGCTCGCTGCGCGCCACGGCATCATACGCAGCGCGGAGGATCGACGCCGCGGAGCCCTGATTGAACAATTGCTCTGCCACGGTCACATCCGCCTGCCGGCAGATATTCGCGCGGAGATCGCGCCCAGGCTATGCGCCTTCACCGTGCGCGGGCTCGCCTCGCTCGACGGCAACGACCTGACGATCCCGACGCGCGGCGTCCCCTATGCGCGGAGCATCGCGGCGCTGCTCGATCCCTACCGGCAACAGTCGCTGCGCCAGTTCAGTTCGGCTATCTGA
- the ccoS gene encoding cbb3-type cytochrome oxidase assembly protein CcoS, translated as MSGLAILIPIALGMGAFGLAAFFWAMRDGQFEDMDGAAHRILIEDEDDSE; from the coding sequence ATGAGCGGCCTCGCGATCCTGATCCCGATTGCGCTGGGGATGGGCGCGTTCGGTCTGGCCGCCTTCTTCTGGGCGATGCGCGATGGGCAGTTCGAAGACATGGACGGCGCGGCGCACCGCATCCTGATCGAGGATGAGGACGACAGCGAATGA
- a CDS encoding heavy metal translocating P-type ATPase: MNFPARLDDARAQQFADTRFTVPGMRCAGCIAKIERGLGDLEGVESARVNFSAKRVAVRHDAGLTQDHLVEALEHLGFEAQAVADNPLATDDKESKALLRAVAVAGFGMMNIMLLSVSVWSGAGGVTREMFHWLSALIALPVVAYSGRPFFASAAMALRYRRTNMDVPISIGVILATAMSLYETATGGEHAYFDGAVMLLFFLLAGRALDATMRNRTRAGIGALLSRMGKSAAVLQPDGSTRRVAAEELEPGMVMLVAAGEALAADGVIEIGESRIDNAMLTGESTPEPVVEGREVHAGAVNLANPIHVRVSAVGADTALAEIARLMDEAGQSRSRYVRIADRASRLYAPAVHSLALLSFIGWMIAGVGWHQSMLIAIAVLIITCPCALGLAVPAAQVVASGALIKKGFLVKDGSALERLAEVDVALFDKTGTLTLGEPRADLGALDEDAKPVALALAQASRHPLSRGLAKSLAIDGATPASLTGLTEEAGFGVRASLDGLSVALGKPATAQDGLASELTVGERRYLIQFSDALRPDAAQAIERLDGIGVESRIISGDKREAVATIARELGIFAYHQQSPQQKLDAIATIKQQGHRPLMVGDGLNDGPALAAAHASIAPGTASDASQQAADAVFIGDKLMPAVLGVQVARRCMQIVRQNFAFAIIYNVCAVPLALAGMVTPMIAALAMSMSSLIVVGNSLRLAKAAG; this comes from the coding sequence GTGAACTTCCCAGCCCGCCTCGACGATGCACGCGCCCAGCAATTCGCGGATACGCGGTTCACTGTGCCGGGCATGCGCTGTGCGGGCTGCATCGCCAAGATCGAGCGCGGGCTTGGCGATCTGGAGGGCGTCGAAAGCGCGCGGGTGAATTTCTCAGCCAAGCGTGTGGCGGTACGGCACGATGCCGGGCTGACGCAGGACCACCTCGTCGAGGCGCTCGAACATCTCGGCTTCGAGGCGCAGGCGGTAGCCGACAATCCGCTCGCGACCGACGACAAGGAATCGAAGGCGCTGCTGCGCGCGGTCGCCGTTGCCGGCTTCGGCATGATGAACATCATGCTGCTTTCGGTGAGCGTGTGGTCGGGCGCGGGCGGCGTGACCCGCGAGATGTTCCACTGGCTCTCGGCGCTGATCGCGCTGCCGGTGGTTGCCTATTCGGGGCGTCCCTTCTTCGCCTCTGCCGCCATGGCGCTACGCTATCGCCGCACCAACATGGATGTGCCGATCTCGATCGGGGTCATCCTCGCGACCGCCATGAGCCTCTACGAGACCGCAACCGGGGGCGAGCATGCCTATTTCGACGGCGCGGTCATGCTGCTGTTCTTCCTGCTCGCAGGGCGGGCGCTCGATGCGACGATGCGCAATCGCACCCGCGCCGGGATCGGCGCATTGCTGTCGCGCATGGGCAAGAGCGCGGCCGTGCTCCAGCCCGACGGCTCAACCCGGCGGGTCGCGGCGGAAGAGCTGGAGCCGGGGATGGTCATGCTGGTGGCTGCCGGGGAGGCCCTCGCCGCCGATGGCGTGATCGAGATTGGCGAGAGCCGGATCGACAATGCCATGCTGACGGGCGAGAGCACGCCCGAACCGGTTGTCGAAGGCCGCGAAGTGCACGCCGGCGCGGTCAACCTCGCCAATCCGATCCATGTCCGCGTGAGCGCGGTCGGGGCCGATACCGCACTCGCCGAGATCGCGCGGCTGATGGACGAGGCCGGGCAATCGCGCAGCCGCTATGTCCGGATCGCCGATCGCGCTTCGCGCCTCTATGCGCCCGCCGTGCACTCGCTGGCGCTGTTGTCTTTCATCGGCTGGATGATCGCAGGGGTCGGCTGGCATCAGTCGATGCTGATCGCGATCGCGGTGCTGATCATTACCTGCCCTTGCGCGCTGGGGCTCGCCGTCCCGGCAGCGCAGGTGGTCGCTTCCGGAGCGCTCATCAAGAAGGGCTTCCTGGTCAAGGACGGCAGCGCGCTCGAACGGCTGGCAGAGGTCGATGTCGCGCTGTTCGACAAGACCGGGACGCTGACCCTGGGCGAGCCGCGGGCAGATCTCGGCGCGCTTGACGAAGATGCGAAGCCGGTTGCCCTGGCGCTGGCGCAGGCGAGCCGCCACCCCTTAAGCCGGGGGCTGGCCAAGAGCCTCGCGATCGATGGCGCCACGCCAGCCTCGCTCACCGGGCTCACCGAAGAAGCCGGGTTCGGCGTGCGGGCCAGTCTGGATGGCCTGTCCGTCGCGCTGGGCAAGCCCGCCACCGCGCAAGACGGGCTGGCGAGCGAACTGACGGTTGGCGAGCGGCGCTATCTGATCCAGTTCAGCGATGCGCTCCGCCCCGATGCCGCGCAGGCGATCGAACGGCTCGACGGCATTGGTGTCGAGAGCCGGATCATCTCGGGCGACAAGCGCGAAGCGGTGGCCACCATCGCCCGCGAATTGGGCATCTTCGCCTACCACCAGCAGTCGCCGCAGCAGAAACTCGACGCCATCGCAACGATCAAGCAACAGGGCCATAGGCCGCTGATGGTCGGAGATGGCCTCAACGACGGCCCCGCCCTCGCCGCCGCCCATGCTTCCATCGCACCCGGCACGGCGAGCGATGCCAGCCAGCAGGCCGCCGATGCGGTGTTCATCGGTGACAAGCTCATGCCCGCTGTGCTCGGCGTGCAGGTCGCGCGGCGCTGCATGCAGATCGTGCGGCAGAATTTCGCCTTCGCGATCATCTACAATGTGTGCGCAGTGCCGCTGGCGCTCGCTGGCATGGTGACACCGATGATTGCGGCGCTCGCCATGTCGATGAGCTCGCTGATCGTGGTCGGCAACTCGCTGCGCCTGGCCAAGGCCGCCGGATGA
- a CDS encoding FixH family protein encodes MSKHFTGRHMFWILFAGFGVVVAVNFGMAALASRSFSGVVVENSYVASQEFNQWLDAAEKQKALGWDVALSRDEAGRLLVETTGVPSGAKVSAELRRPLGEHDSSTIELSASDGGLFRSDDVLPAGRWTVRLLIEAGQDRFALEEPLA; translated from the coding sequence ATGAGCAAGCACTTCACCGGCAGGCACATGTTCTGGATCCTGTTCGCCGGCTTCGGCGTGGTGGTCGCGGTCAATTTCGGGATGGCGGCGCTCGCTTCGCGCAGCTTCTCTGGCGTCGTGGTCGAGAATTCCTACGTCGCCAGCCAGGAATTCAACCAGTGGCTCGATGCGGCAGAGAAGCAGAAGGCGCTGGGCTGGGACGTGGCGTTGTCGCGCGACGAGGCCGGACGCCTGCTGGTCGAGACGACTGGCGTGCCGAGCGGAGCAAAGGTCAGCGCCGAATTGCGCCGCCCGCTGGGCGAGCATGACAGCAGCACGATCGAACTGTCCGCGAGCGATGGCGGTCTGTTCCGTTCGGACGACGTGCTGCCCGCCGGGCGGTGGACGGTGCGGCTACTGATCGAAGCGGGGCAGGATCGCTTTGCGCTGGAGGAACCCTTGGCGTGA